One window of the Bartonella bacilliformis KC583 genome contains the following:
- the rpmF gene encoding 50S ribosomal protein L32 translates to MAVPKRKTSPSKRGMRRSADALKAPTYVEDKDSGELRRPHHIDLKTGMYRGRSVLTPKNSG, encoded by the coding sequence ATGGCTGTACCTAAGCGAAAAACTTCTCCATCAAAACGGGGTATGCGTCGTTCGGCTGATGCCCTCAAAGCCCCGACTTATGTTGAGGATAAGGATTCTGGTGAATTGCGGCGCCCTCATCATATTGATTTAAAAACGGGTATGTACCGTGGACGTTCGGTTTTAACCCCTAAAAATTCAGGATAA
- a CDS encoding CarD family transcriptional regulator → MASQQKKTSHGFSTSEYIVYPTHGVGQIMVIEEQEVAGHKLELFVIHFAKDKMDVKVPIAKALSTGMRKLSEPASVEKALKILQGKARIKRIMWSRRAQEYDTKINSGNFMFIAEVVRDLFRSDLQPEQSYSERQLYAAALDRMSREISVINNLSETEAVNLIEKHLNEGQKSSFEAKIDEADEDSKAVCAA, encoded by the coding sequence ATGGCATCCCAGCAAAAAAAGACCTCTCATGGGTTCTCCACTTCTGAATATATCGTTTACCCTACCCATGGTGTAGGACAAATTATGGTGATTGAAGAACAAGAAGTTGCAGGGCATAAATTGGAGCTTTTTGTTATCCATTTTGCAAAAGATAAAATGGATGTAAAGGTTCCTATCGCAAAAGCTCTTTCAACTGGAATGCGTAAATTATCTGAGCCAGCTTCTGTTGAAAAAGCCCTTAAAATCCTACAAGGAAAAGCGCGGATAAAACGTATTATGTGGTCACGTCGCGCGCAAGAATATGACACAAAGATTAATTCAGGAAACTTCATGTTTATTGCTGAAGTGGTCCGTGATCTTTTTCGCTCAGACCTGCAACCTGAACAATCTTATTCTGAGCGTCAACTTTATGCTGCAGCTCTTGACCGGATGTCTCGCGAAATTTCTGTCATCAATAACCTCTCTGAAACAGAGGCCGTTAATTTGATAGAAAAACATCTGAATGAAGGACAAAAAAGCAGCTTTGAAGCTAAAATAGATGAAGCAGATGAAGACAGCAAAGCTGTCTGTGCAGCATAG
- the fdxA gene encoding ferredoxin FdxA, producing the protein MTYVVTDNCIACKYTDCVEVCPVDCFYEGENMLVIHPDECIDCGVCEPECPAEAIKPDTEPGLEQWLELNLNYATKWPNLSTQKPPLPEAKEMDGIPNKLEKYFSENPGGDQ; encoded by the coding sequence TTGACTTATGTTGTCACTGATAATTGTATTGCATGCAAATACACTGATTGTGTTGAAGTCTGCCCTGTTGATTGTTTCTATGAGGGAGAAAATATGCTGGTCATTCATCCAGATGAATGTATCGATTGTGGTGTATGCGAACCAGAATGCCCTGCTGAAGCGATTAAACCTGATACAGAACCAGGCCTAGAACAATGGCTAGAGCTCAATCTTAACTACGCAACCAAATGGCCTAACTTAAGCACCCAAAAACCTCCTCTGCCAGAAGCAAAAGAAATGGATGGTATTCCTAATAAATTAGAAAAGTATTTTTCAGAAAATCCAGGCGGTGATCAATAA
- a CDS encoding RNA polymerase factor sigma-32 encodes MNNLSNAGYRNNKNYNDTDGSLGRDMVRSAMQAPYLERKKEYDLALRWKDKRDDEAMHQIAAAHMRLVISIASRFKRFKMPLGDLVQEGYVGLLEAAARFEPDREVRFSTYATWWIRASIQDYILRNWSIVRGGTSSSQKALFFNLRRLRAQLVQEDSTLTKQDIFRSIAEKLSVPVSDVERMDFRFSGADNSLSVSISENEESPVTKIDNLVDEHPLPDILIEKAIDGQRRTQWLYDALQILNEREMEIIRFRRLNDESATLESLGERLGISKERVRQIEVRALQKLRRALLTVNSEEAYDL; translated from the coding sequence ATGAATAATCTTTCGAATGCTGGTTATAGAAATAACAAAAATTATAATGATACTGATGGAAGTTTAGGAAGAGATATGGTGCGTTCTGCCATGCAGGCACCTTATCTAGAGCGCAAAAAAGAGTATGATTTAGCACTGCGCTGGAAAGATAAACGCGATGATGAGGCCATGCACCAAATTGCCGCCGCGCATATGCGTTTGGTGATTTCAATCGCAAGTCGTTTTAAACGGTTTAAAATGCCTTTAGGGGATTTAGTGCAAGAAGGTTATGTCGGGCTGTTAGAGGCTGCTGCACGTTTCGAACCAGATCGGGAAGTTCGTTTTTCAACTTATGCGACATGGTGGATACGGGCTTCTATTCAAGATTATATTTTACGCAATTGGTCAATTGTTCGTGGGGGAACCAGCTCTTCACAAAAAGCTCTGTTTTTTAATCTTCGGCGTTTGCGAGCTCAATTGGTTCAAGAGGATAGCACTTTGACGAAACAAGATATCTTTCGTTCAATTGCTGAAAAGTTAAGTGTACCAGTCAGTGATGTTGAGAGAATGGATTTCCGCTTTTCCGGGGCTGACAATTCTTTGAGTGTTTCTATTTCAGAAAATGAGGAAAGTCCCGTTACTAAAATTGATAACTTAGTTGATGAGCATCCCCTTCCTGATATTTTAATTGAAAAAGCTATTGATGGGCAGCGACGGACGCAGTGGCTTTATGATGCCCTACAAATTCTCAATGAACGCGAAATGGAAATTATTCGTTTTCGCCGCTTAAATGATGAAAGCGCGACTTTGGAGTCTTTAGGGGAGAGACTTGGAATTTCGAAGGAGCGGGTACGCCAAATTGAAGTGCGTGCTTTGCAAAAGCTGCGCCGTGCTTTGCTGACAGTCAATTCAGAAGAGGCTTATGATCTTTAA
- a CDS encoding M48 family metalloprotease produces the protein MLFLPACYSNFHVNNLFDFSESSSRKTTNEEDTYATLAAAHHPRILQAHGGAYRNPKLERMLANIISKLAAVSHDPDQTYRITILDSTNINAFALPGGYIYVTRGMLTLANDSSEVAAVLAHEIAHITANHGILRFQKEAELRRADRLPRHILPSANTKPHNTLNDQQKLAQFSRNQELQADSIGIEMLAQAGYDPFASPRFLKSMEAYNAFRNLLGNTQSSLDFLATHPTTPKRINLAIEKARTFKTAKIASTDRSAFLKSIDGIIFGGSLHEGYVRGQNFIHPQLRITFSVPDTFTIETNTNTVVASGPNKIAFRFDAVSLTENISASDYLKSGWMTGLDESSVHPITIHGLKAAHAYASNENWQFDVVVIPMNNQVFRLITAAPHQSSNFHSIAHNITHSFRSLSWEDLQKLKPLKIRVTRVKQGDSIASLSYQMQETPHQEELFRIINGLSSEEILHVGSFVKIIAE, from the coding sequence ATGCTCTTTCTGCCCGCTTGTTATAGCAATTTTCATGTCAATAATCTTTTTGATTTTTCAGAATCTTCCTCACGCAAAACCACCAATGAGGAGGATACTTATGCCACATTAGCAGCTGCACATCATCCACGCATCTTACAAGCCCATGGTGGTGCCTATCGCAACCCAAAACTTGAGCGCATGTTAGCCAATATTATTAGCAAATTGGCCGCTGTTTCCCATGATCCTGACCAAACCTACCGTATAACGATTTTAGACTCAACGAATATTAACGCTTTTGCCTTACCAGGCGGTTATATTTACGTGACCCGTGGCATGCTAACGTTAGCCAATGACTCTTCAGAAGTTGCAGCGGTTTTGGCGCATGAAATTGCCCATATCACAGCTAATCACGGCATTTTGCGCTTCCAAAAAGAAGCAGAACTTAGACGAGCAGATCGCCTTCCCAGACATATTTTACCCTCTGCAAACACCAAACCTCATAACACACTGAATGATCAACAAAAACTCGCGCAATTTTCTCGTAATCAAGAGCTCCAAGCCGATTCTATCGGGATAGAAATGCTTGCGCAAGCCGGATATGATCCCTTTGCGTCACCGCGCTTTCTTAAATCCATGGAAGCTTATAACGCCTTTCGCAATCTGTTAGGCAATACACAATCTTCTTTAGATTTTTTAGCAACACACCCAACAACACCGAAGCGAATCAATCTTGCCATCGAGAAAGCTCGTACTTTTAAGACAGCAAAGATTGCAAGCACAGACCGCAGCGCCTTCCTAAAATCTATCGATGGTATAATTTTTGGTGGGAGTCTGCATGAGGGGTATGTCCGAGGGCAAAATTTCATCCATCCACAATTGCGCATTACTTTTTCTGTCCCCGACACTTTCACCATAGAAACCAACACCAACACTGTCGTAGCGAGTGGTCCAAACAAGATTGCCTTTCGTTTTGATGCCGTTTCTTTAACGGAAAATATATCAGCAAGCGACTATCTCAAAAGTGGGTGGATGACAGGCCTTGATGAATCTTCTGTTCACCCCATAACCATTCACGGCTTAAAGGCAGCCCATGCTTATGCATCGAATGAAAATTGGCAATTTGATGTCGTGGTTATCCCGATGAACAATCAAGTTTTCCGTTTAATCACAGCAGCTCCTCATCAATCATCAAATTTTCATTCTATTGCGCACAACATCACGCATAGTTTCCGTTCTCTTTCATGGGAAGATTTACAAAAGCTTAAACCTCTCAAAATCCGTGTGACTCGTGTTAAACAGGGAGACAGTATCGCAAGCCTTTCTTATCAGATGCAAGAAACACCTCATCAAGAAGAACTTTTCCGTATTATTAATGGGCTCTCTTCAGAGGAAATCTTACATGTGGGAAGCTTTGTAAAAATTATCGCTGAATGA
- a CDS encoding thiamine diphosphokinase — protein sequence MKTFTILLDGDIAPTDRLRTQIRDSRVIAADGGMRHAAPLNVQPELWVGDFDSTNQALLQQYCDVPREVFSVEKDATDGDLACKKALSQGAQRIILCGAFGGARSDHSLSHMTQAIAMAEKGLSVLLTSGDEEGWPIVPQPSSCDLPDGCLFSLIGFSDLQGLTMSGVQWPLSEYTVSFGSSLTLSNRVCGTFSCQLRSGKAILLASLPVS from the coding sequence ATGAAAACATTTACAATATTGTTAGATGGAGATATTGCTCCCACAGATAGGTTACGCACGCAAATTCGTGACAGTCGGGTGATCGCTGCTGATGGTGGAATGCGCCACGCTGCTCCATTAAATGTGCAACCTGAGCTTTGGGTGGGGGATTTTGATTCTACAAATCAGGCTTTATTGCAGCAATATTGTGATGTCCCTCGGGAGGTTTTTTCTGTTGAAAAAGATGCAACTGATGGGGATTTGGCATGTAAGAAAGCTCTAAGCCAAGGAGCACAACGGATTATTTTATGTGGCGCTTTTGGTGGGGCAAGAAGTGACCACAGCCTTTCTCATATGACACAAGCGATTGCGATGGCGGAAAAAGGCCTTTCTGTCTTATTGACCAGTGGGGATGAGGAAGGGTGGCCAATTGTGCCGCAACCTTCTTCGTGTGATTTGCCCGATGGGTGTTTGTTTAGCCTGATTGGATTTTCTGATTTGCAGGGTTTAACCATGTCTGGTGTGCAATGGCCACTTTCTGAATATACCGTCTCTTTTGGGTCTTCTTTAACCTTGTCCAATCGTGTTTGTGGAACTTTTTCTTGTCAGTTACGCTCTGGTAAAGCCATATTATTAGCCTCGCTTCCTGTTTCGTAG
- a CDS encoding glycine zipper domain-containing protein has translation MLKPILTMTVVSLVGLSSVACTIAERRTAKYGTGGAALGAIAGSALTGTAEGTVVGAALGTLVGTTAGVARNEQKKKRNAQKAPPMCTYQNSQGRQYQAPCPQSQSIQLCQYSDGRGRLYQAPCPQ, from the coding sequence ATGTTAAAACCAATTTTGACAATGACAGTCGTCTCGCTTGTTGGATTAAGTTCTGTTGCCTGTACAATTGCTGAACGAAGAACTGCGAAATATGGTACCGGGGGTGCTGCACTGGGAGCTATAGCAGGATCAGCGTTAACAGGCACAGCAGAGGGAACGGTTGTTGGTGCAGCACTTGGTACTCTTGTAGGGACAACTGCTGGGGTTGCTAGAAACGAACAAAAAAAGAAGAGAAATGCACAAAAAGCACCCCCTATGTGTACCTATCAGAACAGCCAAGGGAGGCAGTATCAAGCTCCTTGTCCGCAATCGCAATCTATCCAACTTTGTCAATATTCTGATGGTCGAGGTCGTCTTTATCAGGCACCCTGCCCGCAATAA
- a CDS encoding ABC-F family ATP-binding cassette domain-containing protein, protein MMVPLLRLDRIVLTFGTTPLLDQACLSVGKGERIALVGRNGCGKSTLLKIAAGLLEPSEGEIFRHPRAKVHYVSQNPDCSGFDDVNAYVHAGLNEAHDVSFVQTLLRDLGFSGSEKLATLSGGEKRRVSLLRAIAEQPDVLLLDEPTNHLDLATIEWLEGTLCSLNSALVVISHDRRFLETVTQCVVWLDRGRTKKLEKRFSEFETWRDKALEEEALDQHKLSRQIAREEQWVRYGVSARRKRNVRRLAELKELRQQQKNYQAVPGKALFSAADSHDSGQLVLEAKKITKSYGERVIVKDFSLRIQRGNRIGFVGPNGVGKTTLLSLLIGHEKPDSGMIKHGHNLAMALLDQQRIVNEEETVAHYLTGGRGDSLVINGQERHVVSYMKDFLFAPEQMRTPLKELSGGERARLMLARLLSQPANFLILDEPTNDLDMETLDLLQEFIADFPGTVMVVSHDRDFLDRTVTHTIAPQGDGQWILYAGGYSDMIAQKKQAEFVRRQDQQKPVTAPRERTKQPLPREGTSLRKLSYKQVYALETLPKSIDILVHEIQILEKELSDPTLYCSDKARFEHLSAALEEKKNLCAQQEEKWLNLELLREEIEKELCSSD, encoded by the coding sequence TTGATGGTACCACTCCTGCGGCTTGACCGTATTGTTTTGACCTTTGGAACAACCCCCTTGCTCGACCAAGCTTGTTTATCAGTCGGGAAGGGGGAGCGTATTGCTCTTGTTGGGCGTAATGGATGTGGAAAATCAACACTCTTAAAAATTGCTGCTGGATTGCTGGAGCCGAGTGAAGGCGAGATTTTTCGCCATCCTCGGGCGAAGGTCCATTATGTCTCACAAAATCCTGATTGTTCAGGATTTGACGATGTAAATGCTTATGTGCACGCTGGGTTAAATGAAGCTCATGATGTGTCTTTTGTCCAGACATTGCTGCGCGATCTTGGTTTTTCTGGTAGCGAAAAGCTTGCCACCCTTTCTGGGGGAGAAAAGCGGCGCGTATCATTATTACGGGCGATTGCTGAACAACCAGACGTTCTATTATTGGATGAACCAACCAATCATCTCGATTTAGCAACCATTGAATGGCTTGAAGGCACTTTATGTTCTCTAAACTCAGCACTTGTGGTCATCTCGCATGATCGGCGGTTTTTAGAAACGGTGACACAATGTGTCGTCTGGCTTGATCGTGGCCGGACCAAAAAGCTTGAAAAGCGTTTTTCTGAATTTGAAACTTGGCGCGATAAAGCTTTAGAAGAAGAAGCGCTTGATCAGCATAAACTCAGCCGGCAAATTGCGCGAGAAGAACAATGGGTGCGCTATGGGGTGAGTGCACGGCGAAAGCGCAATGTGCGGCGTTTGGCCGAGTTAAAAGAACTGCGACAGCAGCAGAAAAATTATCAAGCGGTGCCAGGAAAGGCACTCTTTTCCGCTGCGGACAGTCATGATTCTGGCCAATTGGTGCTTGAAGCTAAGAAAATTACAAAATCCTATGGTGAGCGCGTGATTGTGAAGGATTTTTCCTTGCGCATTCAGCGTGGCAATAGGATCGGCTTTGTGGGACCAAATGGGGTTGGAAAAACGACCTTGCTTTCTCTTCTTATAGGTCATGAAAAGCCAGATAGTGGAATGATTAAGCATGGGCATAATCTGGCAATGGCTCTGCTCGACCAACAGCGCATTGTCAATGAAGAAGAAACGGTGGCACATTATTTAACCGGGGGGCGGGGTGATAGTTTGGTGATCAATGGGCAAGAGCGCCATGTTGTATCCTATATGAAAGATTTTTTATTTGCGCCGGAGCAAATGCGCACACCATTGAAAGAATTATCTGGTGGGGAGCGTGCGCGTTTAATGTTGGCACGGCTTTTATCGCAACCAGCAAATTTTTTAATTCTCGACGAGCCGACCAATGATCTAGATATGGAAACATTGGATTTGCTGCAAGAATTCATTGCTGATTTTCCAGGCACAGTTATGGTTGTCAGCCATGATCGCGATTTTTTAGACCGGACTGTAACACATACTATAGCTCCACAAGGGGATGGGCAGTGGATTTTGTATGCGGGTGGGTATAGCGATATGATCGCGCAAAAAAAACAGGCTGAGTTTGTGCGGCGTCAAGATCAGCAAAAGCCCGTTACTGCCCCGCGTGAGCGGACAAAGCAACCCTTGCCGCGTGAGGGAACATCTTTACGCAAATTGTCTTATAAGCAAGTTTATGCGCTTGAAACACTGCCGAAAAGCATTGATATTTTAGTTCATGAGATCCAAATACTTGAAAAAGAATTGTCTGATCCTACACTCTATTGTTCCGATAAGGCGCGTTTTGAGCATTTATCAGCTGCACTGGAAGAGAAGAAAAATCTTTGTGCACAACAAGAAGAGAAATGGTTGAATTTGGAACTCTTGCGTGAAGAGATCGAAAAGGAGCTTTGCTCTTCGGATTAA